Proteins from one Lonchura striata isolate bLonStr1 chromosome 6, bLonStr1.mat, whole genome shotgun sequence genomic window:
- the LOC144246537 gene encoding serine/threonine-protein kinase pim-1-like, whose protein sequence is MGAQPDAGEPAQEQLAGQPVSWSQQWSSQSGQDSQDAVPDLPASDSPGLVVETSLQTLRRLLHLQEAAPRQPSSAAKGFLAAGQRRQRQERYLLGPQLGSGGFGTVFSGIRLSDGSPVAIKRVARESVLQWDELPDGTRVPLEVVLMEKVGSGCHNIIQLLDWFELPDSFVLVLERPEASQDLLEFLQEQGCLCEVQARWLFCQVLEAVRHCTACGVLHRDIKPENLLVDPESGDLKLIDFGCGTFLQERAFTGFAGTHAYSPPEWIWLGCYHGHAATVWSLGVLLYVMVCGSLPFQDDHAIVLGKLSFGQQLSPELQHLIRWCLAKHPADRPELDEISCHPWVQGRRS, encoded by the exons ATGGGAGCCCAGCCCGATGCAGGGGAGCCcgctcaggagcagctggcggGGCAGCCAgtgtcctggagccagcagtggtCATCCCAGAGCggccaggacagccaggacgcTGTGCCGGATCTGCCCGCCAGCGACAGCCCGGGCCTGGTGGTGGAGACGAGCCTCCAGACGCTACGGAGGCTCCTccatctgcaggaagctgccccaAGACAGCCCTCGAGTGCCGCCAAGGGCTTTCTAGCAGCAG GGCAAAGGAGGCAGCGGCAGGAGCGGTACCTGCTGGGCCcgcagctgggcagcggcggcttcgGCACCGTCTTCTCGGGCATCCGCCTCTCGGACGGGAGCCCG gtggccatcaaacgcgtggcccgggagagcgtcctgcagtgggacgagctg CCCGACGGCACCCGCGTGCCCTTGGAGGTGGTGCTGATGGAGAaggtgggctctggctgccacaACATCATCCAGCTCCTGGACTGGTTTGAGCTGCCCGACAGCTtcgtgctggtgctggagcgcCCGGAGGCATCGCAGGATCTCCTGgagttcctgcaggagcagggctgcctctGCGAGGTGCAGGCgcgctggcttttctgccaggtgctggaggccgtgcggcactgCACCGCCTGCGGCGTCCTGCACCGGGACATCAAGCCGGAGAACCTGCTGGTGGACCCGGAGAGCGGCGACCTGAAGCTGATCGACTTCGGCTGCggcaccttcctccaggagcggGCCTTCACGGGCTTTGCCG GAACCCACGCGTACAGCCCGCCCGAGTGGATCTGGCTCGGCTGCTACCACGGCCACGCGGCCACCGTCTGGTCCCTGGGCGTGCTGCTGTACGTCATGGTGTGCGggagcctccccttccaggaCGACCATGCCATCGTGCTGGGCAAGCTCTCCTTcgggcagcagctctctccag agctccagcacctgatccGATGGTGTTTGGCCAAGCACCCTGCGGACAGGCCGGAGCTGGACGAGATCTCGTGCCACCCTTGGGTGCAGGGCCGGCGTTCTTGA